A region from the Candidatus Methanoperedens sp. genome encodes:
- a CDS encoding PKD domain-containing protein yields MNKYTRILFALILLGDLVNSSRTALAESREPFPDEEWNRTYSVGEIYETQCIQKTSEGGYIIIGTLSKSSNDGRHPEDYLLVKTDPTGKEQWRRKFIEEDESRAGYAMNIMQTTDLGYLIAGSTANFTTGSLNIWISKLDAEGKEEWKKNLQENRSARQFFGGNKIMDRYDETYRSVREAPDGGFLILGKTDNCQNCSIQMERPMDIWLVKTDLNGNEEWNRTLGRTDHSAYSFIMTPDGGLVLAGVYGPDTTWFEKSDQNGNELWNRTYEGIGGGSVVVQRASDGGYAVAIAGTSESQIRLIKTDTNGFKQWEKTYMDTSFHDFQHTQDGGFLLWRSAWADNRLLKIDRDGNEQWRKNLDDLAVSYVEQTREGDYLLAATKFSEDVILGYTVRKLDYTGNKLWEKIFGNEFFGSPPVGKKTIAQTDDGYVLMGSGSNSLNIKLKKFKNRDIPFAVFTYEPEYPGVNQTVTFDASVSNDPKGNITNYRWDFGDGNTTITSAKKISHSYNRIGEMTVRLTVINNSGGVNSTWKKVFVQKLAAPFEILNVSFGNYSDAKYAEETSDGGFIIAGRNDSIYEGWLVKTDPDGKEEWNWTFNGNELKSVIQTEDGGFMAAGDNMSDIKLVKIDQKGKEQWYRTFKDKLIGPNLGFGLVFGENGTVAQTHEGGYVVAGINKWAAGDNMDAWLAKTDPEGNYSWSRILKGNRTGQNILSSVQETSDGGYIVTGTWWNPYGGLDPDAILIKTDQKGNEKWACTRIISLNDHAGPGLQTSDGGFVMMGTSSYLNQSNWTSYWTNYTGPQWNTDIWLMKTDAKGNEQWRKGNRVKGLAYEASLSATEDGGYIYSVMVQERPENDYEKTDVYREIYSAKFVKLDSDGNIEWQKRDEGYSIKPTSDGGYVTARGSSLVKFGWVKSEGSLGEIIPDETSANPNETPIAIPTRSSPEKAAGFEAVLSITMLLAVYTARRKSR; encoded by the coding sequence ATGAATAAGTACACCAGGATCTTATTTGCATTGATTCTTCTGGGTGATCTGGTAAACTCATCCAGGACCGCCCTTGCAGAATCGAGGGAACCATTCCCTGATGAGGAATGGAACAGGACTTACAGCGTTGGAGAAATATACGAAACTCAGTGTATCCAGAAGACCTCTGAGGGTGGGTACATTATTATTGGTACTTTGAGTAAATCTTCAAATGATGGAAGGCATCCTGAAGATTACCTTCTGGTAAAAACCGACCCAACGGGTAAAGAGCAGTGGAGAAGGAAATTCATAGAAGAGGACGAATCCCGGGCGGGTTATGCGATGAATATCATGCAGACCACTGACCTTGGATACCTCATTGCCGGGAGCACAGCAAATTTCACAACTGGCTCTTTGAATATCTGGATCAGTAAGTTAGACGCAGAAGGAAAGGAAGAATGGAAAAAGAACTTACAGGAAAATAGATCGGCCAGGCAGTTTTTCGGAGGGAATAAGATCATGGATCGTTATGATGAGACTTACAGATCTGTTAGGGAAGCCCCTGATGGCGGCTTCCTGATTCTTGGAAAGACCGATAATTGCCAGAATTGCTCGATTCAAATGGAGCGCCCCATGGATATCTGGCTTGTGAAGACTGATCTGAATGGCAATGAGGAATGGAACAGGACCCTTGGGAGAACAGACCATTCTGCTTATTCTTTCATAATGACACCTGATGGGGGATTAGTCCTTGCAGGCGTGTATGGTCCTGATACTACATGGTTTGAAAAATCAGACCAGAATGGAAATGAATTGTGGAACAGGACATACGAAGGAATAGGGGGTGGATCGGTCGTTGTCCAGAGGGCATCCGATGGCGGCTATGCGGTAGCGATCGCAGGCACTTCGGAATCGCAAATAAGGCTTATAAAGACCGATACGAATGGATTCAAACAATGGGAAAAGACATATATGGATACTTCATTCCATGATTTCCAGCATACACAGGATGGCGGCTTTCTTTTGTGGCGATCGGCATGGGCTGACAACAGGCTGCTGAAAATAGACCGGGACGGCAATGAGCAGTGGAGAAAAAATCTGGATGATCTTGCTGTTTCATATGTGGAACAAACAAGGGAAGGGGATTACCTGCTTGCAGCAACAAAATTCTCAGAGGATGTAATTCTGGGCTACACCGTTAGAAAACTTGACTATACTGGAAATAAACTATGGGAGAAAATATTTGGAAATGAATTTTTCGGATCACCCCCTGTAGGGAAAAAAACGATTGCACAGACCGATGATGGATATGTCTTAATGGGAAGCGGAAGCAACAGCCTCAATATAAAGTTGAAAAAATTCAAGAACAGGGATATTCCATTTGCTGTATTCACATATGAACCTGAATATCCCGGAGTGAACCAGACTGTAACATTTGATGCTTCGGTGAGCAATGACCCTAAAGGGAATATTACTAATTACAGATGGGATTTCGGAGACGGGAACACAACAATCACAAGCGCCAAGAAAATTTCTCATTCATACAACAGGATCGGGGAAATGACAGTGAGACTGACCGTAATTAATAACAGCGGGGGAGTGAACTCCACATGGAAAAAAGTGTTTGTCCAGAAATTGGCTGCGCCTTTTGAGATATTGAATGTGTCTTTCGGGAATTATTCCGACGCAAAATATGCGGAAGAGACTTCTGATGGGGGATTTATCATTGCGGGGAGGAACGACTCGATCTATGAAGGATGGCTTGTAAAGACTGATCCGGATGGAAAAGAGGAGTGGAACTGGACATTTAACGGAAATGAATTAAAATCCGTAATCCAGACAGAGGATGGAGGTTTCATGGCTGCCGGGGACAACATGTCAGATATCAAGCTTGTTAAAATAGATCAAAAAGGGAAGGAGCAGTGGTACAGGACATTCAAAGATAAATTAATTGGACCAAATCTGGGATTTGGGCTGGTATTCGGAGAAAACGGCACTGTCGCACAGACGCATGAAGGCGGTTATGTCGTGGCCGGGATCAATAAATGGGCCGCTGGTGATAATATGGACGCCTGGCTTGCGAAAACCGATCCAGAAGGAAACTATAGCTGGAGCAGGATATTAAAAGGTAACAGGACAGGGCAAAATATTTTATCAAGTGTTCAAGAGACCTCTGACGGAGGTTACATTGTGACCGGGACATGGTGGAATCCGTATGGTGGTCTTGATCCTGATGCAATTCTTATAAAAACCGATCAAAAAGGTAATGAAAAGTGGGCATGTACGCGAATTATATCTCTCAATGATCATGCCGGCCCAGGTCTTCAAACTTCAGATGGAGGTTTTGTAATGATGGGTACTTCAAGCTACCTGAATCAGTCCAATTGGACTTCTTACTGGACAAATTACACAGGTCCACAGTGGAACACAGATATATGGCTCATGAAAACCGATGCGAAGGGAAATGAACAGTGGAGAAAGGGCAACAGAGTAAAGGGCCTGGCATATGAAGCATCTTTATCCGCGACAGAGGATGGCGGTTACATCTATTCTGTAATGGTGCAAGAACGTCCTGAGAATGATTATGAGAAGACTGATGTCTACCGCGAAATCTACAGTGCAAAGTTCGTTAAACTAGATTCTGATGGGAACATTGAGTGGCAGAAAAGAGACGAGGGATATTCTATCAAACCAACCTCGGACGGTGGTTATGTGACTGCGAGGGGATCATCGCTTGTCAAATTCGGATGGGTCAAGTCTGAAGGTTCGTTGGGTGAAATAATACCAGACGAAAC
- a CDS encoding winged helix DNA-binding domain-containing protein, with product MDNKGNNKRTGKRIVKKYLASFAPAFENDIAWWTGFPKGEVRKILEELDSSIIRIEVPDSDGTYIMLCSDKEQMKATGLPKKKNVNLLPVLDPYIMGYKERERYLDPEYYDNVFDFNGNAAPTILTDGRVVGVWDFMDDAKPLVRVFFFEGVKRDALKEIHVKALGMGKFISGKEVQIKKCDSMVPLTRRTAGGYMSPLKE from the coding sequence ATTGACAACAAAGGAAATAATAAAAGAACTGGGAAAAGGATCGTAAAAAAGTATCTTGCGTCCTTCGCGCCTGCATTTGAAAATGATATTGCATGGTGGACGGGATTTCCAAAAGGGGAGGTAAGAAAGATACTGGAAGAACTCGATAGCAGCATAATCCGAATTGAGGTCCCGGATTCGGACGGAACTTACATAATGCTGTGCTCTGATAAAGAACAGATGAAGGCAACAGGGCTTCCGAAAAAGAAAAACGTGAACCTGCTGCCAGTCCTGGACCCGTACATAATGGGCTATAAGGAAAGGGAAAGGTATCTTGACCCTGAGTACTATGACAATGTCTTTGATTTCAATGGAAATGCCGCACCAACGATATTGACCGATGGGAGGGTAGTCGGGGTCTGGGATTTTATGGATGATGCAAAACCGCTTGTCAGGGTATTTTTCTTTGAGGGTGTCAAAAGGGATGCGTTGAAGGAGATACATGTGAAGGCTCTGGGGATGGGGAAGTTCATATCAGGTAAAGAGGTGCAGATAAAAAAATGCGATTCCATGGTTCCCCTGACGCGCAGGACCGCAGGAGGGTATATGTCGCCTCTGAAGGAGTGA
- a CDS encoding winged helix DNA-binding domain-containing protein, with translation MLFARARNFTKEDLDSELYSKKNLGRIKCIRSTLYILPKDMIPEEFAATRKMVNSSSGSYAKRFGITREKYEKISRKIVDVVHGRGLTTKEIIKELGKGS, from the coding sequence ATCCTTTTTGCACGGGCCAGAAATTTTACAAAAGAAGATCTGGATTCAGAACTCTACAGTAAAAAGAATCTCGGCAGGATAAAGTGCATACGAAGCACCCTGTATATCCTCCCGAAAGATATGATCCCGGAAGAATTTGCTGCAACACGGAAAATGGTTAACTCATCTTCCGGAAGTTATGCTAAACGATTCGGGATTACCAGGGAAAAATATGAAAAAATATCCCGAAAAATAGTTGATGTTGTTCATGGCAGGGGATTGACAACAAAGGAAATAATAAAAGAACTGGGAAAAGGATCGTAA
- a CDS encoding nitrogen fixation protein NifH → MPRKQDNWRSVLNADPTDWLLEKDDPSVRYFALANLLEVPEDSVEVRQAKAEIMETGVVPRILSLQEDGGYWGKPQDFYEHSKYKGTVWQFIILAELAADGNDERIRKACEFILQYSQDRESGGFSYLGGKDGGEHANVVPCLTGNMVWCLLRFGCLEDRRVQQGIDWIVKYTRFDDRIREAPKGWPYEKRQRCWRRHSCHMGVVKALKALAGIPSGRRSSDIKETMGKGAEYLLKHHIFKRSHNIQRVSIPAWLEFGFPLMYNTDVLEVLGILTKLGCRDRRMQEAVGLILSKQDEKGRWKLESTFNGRFLVNIEQKGKPSKWITLHALMALKRIYAV, encoded by the coding sequence ATGCCGAGGAAACAAGACAACTGGAGATCGGTGCTGAATGCGGATCCCACAGACTGGCTGCTGGAAAAAGATGATCCCTCTGTCAGATATTTTGCCCTGGCCAACCTCCTTGAGGTGCCTGAAGACAGTGTGGAAGTGAGGCAGGCAAAAGCTGAAATCATGGAAACAGGTGTGGTTCCCCGGATATTATCCCTTCAGGAGGATGGGGGTTATTGGGGAAAGCCACAGGATTTCTATGAGCACTCAAAATACAAGGGAACCGTGTGGCAGTTCATCATCCTTGCTGAACTAGCCGCAGACGGGAACGATGAGCGCATAAGGAAAGCCTGCGAGTTCATCCTCCAGTATTCACAGGACAGGGAAAGCGGCGGATTCTCGTATCTGGGCGGAAAAGACGGAGGCGAGCACGCCAATGTAGTGCCCTGCCTGACCGGGAACATGGTCTGGTGCCTGCTGAGGTTCGGATGTCTTGAGGATAGAAGAGTTCAGCAGGGGATAGACTGGATCGTCAAATATACGCGGTTTGACGATCGGATCAGGGAGGCACCAAAAGGCTGGCCTTATGAAAAAAGGCAGCGCTGCTGGAGAAGGCATAGCTGCCACATGGGTGTTGTAAAGGCGCTGAAGGCGCTGGCCGGGATCCCTTCTGGTAGAAGATCTTCCGATATAAAAGAAACAATGGGAAAAGGTGCAGAATACCTGCTCAAACACCACATCTTCAAAAGAAGCCATAACATTCAACGCGTATCTATCCCTGCATGGCTTGAGTTCGGTTTTCCCCTGATGTACAACACCGATGTTCTGGAAGTACTGGGGATACTAACAAAACTGGGATGCAGGGACAGGAGGATGCAGGAAGCCGTGGGGCTTATACTTTCCAAGCAGGATGAAAAGGGCAGATGGAAGCTTGAAAGCACTTTCAATGGGCGCTTTCTTGTTAATATAGAACAGAAAGGAAAGCCGAGTAAATGGATTACATTACATGCTCTCATGGCTTTAAAAAGGATCTATGCAGTGTAA
- the ftsZ gene encoding cell division protein FtsZ — MVTDLKEFAKAAKPSVAVVGLGGAGCNITTWIAEKGITGGRIIAANTDVNHLYVQKADKVILLGEKICKGHGCGGYPEMGAQATRENIDELRTELDGTNLVFLVAGLGGGTGTGAIPVVAELTRSVNALTIGCVTIPFTIEMSRREKAREAIKLLAESCDSVVIIDNSKLREVAGNLPLKEALNVANALVGAFVKNLTDTITQPSLVNLDYADLRAVMERGGISSIGIGEGDGNERVIKAVSQAISTPLLDVTNISDCYGVLIHIVGGEDLTLEEVAVTGELIMDKVPNTKRIIWGAKVDNSLTGKVRVMAVLTGVQSPFISGSVEEKVKEPEPEPVPEPVAKPEPPKPRPAPRIEAPRPQPKVEEEKSSNYVWYAIILLIILILVWYLLQ; from the coding sequence ATGGTTACAGATCTAAAAGAGTTTGCAAAAGCAGCAAAACCATCAGTTGCCGTCGTAGGCTTGGGTGGTGCAGGCTGTAATATTACTACATGGATTGCAGAAAAAGGTATTACAGGCGGACGGATAATTGCAGCAAATACCGATGTCAATCATCTTTACGTTCAAAAAGCTGATAAAGTGATATTACTCGGGGAGAAAATATGCAAGGGTCACGGCTGCGGTGGCTACCCGGAAATGGGTGCGCAGGCCACAAGAGAGAACATTGATGAACTAAGAACCGAACTTGATGGAACAAATCTTGTATTCCTGGTCGCCGGGTTGGGTGGCGGAACAGGAACCGGCGCAATACCGGTTGTTGCAGAACTAACCCGCTCCGTTAACGCACTTACCATCGGCTGTGTCACAATCCCATTTACAATTGAAATGTCAAGAAGGGAGAAAGCAAGAGAAGCAATAAAACTGCTTGCAGAATCCTGTGACTCTGTAGTAATTATTGATAACTCAAAATTAAGGGAAGTTGCAGGAAACCTGCCTTTAAAAGAAGCCCTTAATGTTGCCAATGCACTCGTTGGTGCATTCGTAAAGAATCTTACTGATACTATCACCCAGCCAAGCCTTGTGAACCTTGACTATGCGGACCTTCGCGCTGTAATGGAACGCGGCGGTATCTCTTCGATAGGTATTGGTGAGGGGGATGGTAACGAGAGAGTTATTAAAGCTGTTTCACAGGCCATCAGTACACCACTGCTTGACGTTACAAATATTTCCGATTGTTATGGTGTGCTTATCCATATTGTGGGAGGCGAAGACCTGACACTGGAAGAAGTTGCGGTCACAGGTGAATTGATAATGGATAAAGTGCCAAATACCAAGAGAATCATCTGGGGCGCAAAAGTAGATAACAGCCTTACAGGAAAAGTTCGTGTTATGGCAGTATTAACTGGTGTTCAAAGCCCGTTCATATCAGGCTCTGTGGAAGAAAAAGTCAAAGAGCCTGAACCAGAGCCAGTGCCTGAACCCGTGGCAAAGCCAGAGCCGCCAAAACCAAGGCCTGCACCAAGGATTGAGGCGCCAAGGCCACAGCCGAAGGTTGAAGAAGAAAAGAGCAGTAATTATGTCTGGTATGCAATAATACTATTAATAATACTGATCCTGGTCTGGTACTTGTTACAATAA
- a CDS encoding FCD domain-containing protein codes for MYLYVIQLITMFKREYNNIMEKRCYFMNEFNVDPDEIKFYLESKPENIDVVLEKAEKLQGLDFGDIATLLHINPDPNNKDFNTLLETAKRIRSDILGNEINLAVPLYVTNYCMNKCPYCAFNRNNYSNGRTRLTFGQYCKEIEYLIAKNFKTIELVFSDDPEIGIQEMTKYIEHLRNKLGQGENGMIGLNSSPLSLEDYRSLKSRGLDIVLSWQETYHRKTYDELHKECVSKKDFQYRLGTQERIYNSGIRNAGIGVLLGLYDFNFEIMALIRHGLYLREKFDRFPIVGIPRLKKANRMLFHPEQEYQVSDNQLKLITAIIRLALPYSHIFISTRENKDLIIDLLKAGGGSISAALCSVAPGYITNKKSGLNQFEVSSYEPAEMEQSLEKNNFIPTYNPPFFDNVDLKSLIPEIFKGNAALFIGSGLTGAVTDCNSSIFKKIADILTIKNIININCDSILEDAIKQRRGRINLIQEDKDMLEMESDTTIYKMPSSIDPLMFNKLEELFFTRAILFVGYDINNDKINTIIKKTKQRLENRVRFYVIIRNPAEVEIRFWKSNNAKIFNVDIEHFFEILAEKLRTDPIINRYTFNALWEVRKQMEMNSVSLAARYRGTHDIEALESILEKFEVALKDEITRETGVFWGYDFDFHVGISSASGNSSFYDICRLLYRSLSTLSRQAQSMETLKQHREILDAIRNKDEDRAVKHMEDHIDYVREIWERGLNPR; via the coding sequence ATGTATTTATATGTGATCCAATTAATAACAATGTTCAAGAGAGAATATAATAATATCATGGAAAAAAGATGTTATTTTATGAATGAATTTAATGTAGATCCTGATGAAATTAAATTTTATTTAGAATCAAAACCTGAGAACATTGATGTGGTACTTGAGAAAGCGGAAAAATTGCAGGGATTGGATTTCGGAGATATTGCCACACTTCTTCATATTAATCCCGATCCCAATAATAAAGATTTTAACACCCTACTAGAAACTGCAAAGCGTATCAGAAGCGATATTCTTGGAAATGAAATAAACCTGGCTGTTCCTCTTTACGTTACAAATTATTGTATGAATAAATGTCCTTATTGTGCATTCAATCGTAATAATTATAGTAACGGCAGAACCCGTTTGACTTTTGGCCAATATTGTAAAGAAATTGAATATTTGATAGCGAAGAATTTTAAGACAATAGAGCTGGTTTTTTCAGACGACCCGGAAATTGGCATACAGGAAATGACGAAATATATAGAGCATCTGAGAAATAAACTTGGACAGGGAGAAAATGGGATGATTGGTTTGAACTCTTCTCCATTATCACTGGAAGACTATAGATCGTTGAAAAGTAGGGGTTTAGATATCGTACTTTCATGGCAGGAAACATATCACAGGAAAACTTACGACGAGCTTCATAAAGAATGTGTTTCTAAAAAAGATTTCCAGTATAGATTAGGAACCCAGGAAAGAATATATAATAGTGGAATAAGAAATGCCGGGATTGGTGTACTGCTGGGCTTGTATGATTTTAATTTCGAAATCATGGCATTAATCCGGCATGGATTGTATTTAAGGGAAAAATTTGACCGTTTTCCCATAGTTGGGATACCTCGTTTGAAAAAAGCCAACAGAATGTTATTCCATCCAGAGCAGGAGTATCAAGTTTCTGATAACCAGCTGAAACTTATCACTGCAATCATCAGGCTGGCATTACCATACTCGCATATTTTCATAAGTACGAGGGAAAATAAAGATTTGATAATAGATTTATTAAAGGCAGGTGGAGGATCCATCTCGGCGGCTCTTTGCAGCGTTGCTCCAGGTTATATCACCAATAAGAAATCCGGATTGAATCAATTTGAGGTTTCTTCATATGAGCCTGCTGAAATGGAACAGAGTTTAGAAAAAAATAATTTTATTCCTACATATAATCCTCCATTTTTTGACAATGTTGATCTAAAATCATTGATTCCTGAGATATTTAAGGGAAATGCAGCTTTATTTATAGGTTCTGGATTAACCGGTGCTGTAACAGACTGCAACTCTTCTATCTTTAAAAAAATAGCAGATATTTTAACTATTAAAAATATTATTAACATAAATTGCGATAGCATTCTGGAAGATGCAATTAAACAGCGTAGGGGCAGAATCAATCTAATTCAAGAAGATAAGGATATGCTGGAAATGGAATCAGATACAACAATTTACAAAATGCCCAGTTCCATTGATCCGCTTATGTTCAATAAACTCGAGGAGCTTTTTTTTACAAGAGCTATTTTATTTGTTGGATATGATATAAATAATGATAAAATTAATACCATTATTAAAAAAACCAAGCAACGTTTAGAGAATAGGGTTCGGTTCTATGTTATTATAAGGAATCCAGCAGAAGTTGAAATTCGTTTTTGGAAGAGCAATAATGCTAAGATATTCAACGTAGATATCGAACACTTTTTCGAAATCCTGGCTGAAAAACTCAGAACAGATCCCATAATAAACAGATATACCTTTAATGCACTGTGGGAAGTAAGAAAACAGATGGAGATGAACTCAGTAAGTCTTGCCGCAAGGTATAGGGGAACACATGACATAGAGGCTCTGGAGTCTATTTTAGAAAAATTTGAAGTAGCTCTTAAGGATGAGATAACAAGAGAAACGGGTGTATTCTGGGGTTATGATTTTGATTTCCACGTAGGGATATCTTCAGCAAGCGGAAATAGTTCATTTTATGATATTTGCAGGTTGCTGTATAGATCATTATCTACATTAAGCAGGCAAGCTCAATCCATGGAGACTTTAAAACAACATAGAGAAATACTGGATGCCATCAGGAATAAAGATGAAGATAGGGCAGTTAAACACATGGAAGATCATATTGATTATGTAAGGGAAATCTGGGAGCGGGGATTAAATCCCAGATAA
- a CDS encoding AAA family ATPase produces the protein MRLSDELEAIKRECTEQKKITQNAHEAENYDTMVKEGEGNFEKYINSLITSTNVTWEDIAGLDNARNTINESNLISIIENKPDAIEPYNSILLFGPPGTGKTLLAAATAGTLKATFFKVKTGDILSKYYGESSKIISALYNVARKKAPSIIFLDEFDSIGGIRNDKSEASRRVLSTLLVEMQGLQNKKSSQNVLTIAATNTPWDLDIAVLSRFEMRIYVPLPDEQAVMEMIKLNTLKKGMELDADMQKIAETCVSKLFAGRDIATLCKEAINNMVRELNDWDKIGNLPLDDIKKYSLEIRPLTKSDFRKSFAKIKGTVRARDVIENEDWARKNGSDFCDGYAKNERRCVINEPEIYRKAQSGKVSERKEAAYEMGKNFKVFTDRERATNDLLKLAKDEKWEIRREAAKAIGSAFIYLTDRERAINDLLDLIKDEDWKVRSVIAEAIGSAFKYFTDRDRATNDLLNLTEDKNWKVRSVIAEAIGSSFFHLTNKDRATEALLTMAKDTDIFVRRSAAKAIGSSFFHLTNKDRATEALLTMAKDKDIFVQRNAVEAIGSAFSQVTDKVRAWNELLVLIKHDDRFVLIGAAYALGSAFPHVTDKDQATEALLDLINDKDTDVRSVAAEALGSVFPYVTDKNQIAENLLTLTKDEKSIVRAYANHSLGRAYVFRATESKDEENFRKELERALQFFEKSSREETNSQPARFCLPFYRSFYMLTFKKEEAKAEVQKYFEEAKSAVENSYSKEKLLEAVKNLGNALKEVQNSKEKDFNHLKRDLNAYRKYCERAAEMLDEVEKKAPGATGVLWKGLPIINQHIWIGNQIIAKCDENKNI, from the coding sequence ATGCGCCTATCTGATGAATTAGAAGCGATAAAGAGAGAGTGCACAGAACAAAAAAAAATTACACAGAATGCTCATGAAGCGGAAAATTATGATACTATGGTAAAAGAAGGGGAAGGGAATTTTGAGAAATATATTAATAGCTTGATAACATCAACAAATGTAACCTGGGAGGATATTGCAGGTCTTGATAATGCCAGGAATACCATCAATGAGTCTAATTTAATTAGTATAATTGAAAATAAACCTGATGCAATAGAGCCATATAACAGCATTCTGCTTTTTGGGCCTCCCGGAACAGGTAAGACCCTGCTTGCTGCGGCAACTGCTGGAACTTTGAAAGCCACTTTTTTCAAGGTAAAAACCGGAGATATATTGTCTAAATATTATGGCGAGTCTTCGAAGATCATATCTGCTTTATATAATGTCGCTCGAAAAAAGGCTCCATCTATCATCTTCCTGGATGAATTTGATTCCATTGGGGGTATCCGTAACGATAAATCTGAAGCTTCGCGAAGAGTATTGTCAACGCTGCTTGTTGAAATGCAGGGATTACAGAATAAGAAATCAAGCCAGAATGTTCTTACAATAGCTGCCACTAATACCCCATGGGACCTTGATATTGCAGTGCTCAGCCGGTTCGAGATGCGGATTTACGTCCCTCTGCCTGATGAGCAGGCTGTTATGGAAATGATTAAACTGAATACCCTGAAAAAAGGTATGGAATTAGACGCAGATATGCAGAAGATAGCGGAAACTTGTGTCTCGAAATTATTTGCAGGCCGCGATATTGCGACTCTGTGCAAGGAAGCTATCAATAATATGGTGCGAGAACTAAATGACTGGGATAAAATCGGAAACTTACCTCTTGATGATATTAAAAAATACTCGCTTGAAATAAGGCCGCTTACTAAATCAGATTTCAGAAAATCCTTTGCTAAGATAAAAGGCACAGTAAGGGCAAGAGATGTAATAGAAAATGAGGATTGGGCAAGAAAAAATGGCTCAGATTTTTGTGATGGATATGCAAAGAATGAACGTAGATGCGTAATTAATGAACCCGAAATTTACAGAAAAGCACAGAGCGGAAAAGTATCTGAGAGAAAAGAAGCGGCATATGAAATGGGGAAAAATTTTAAAGTTTTCACTGATAGAGAGCGGGCAACAAATGACCTGCTAAAACTTGCAAAAGATGAAAAATGGGAAATACGAAGGGAGGCGGCAAAAGCCATTGGTTCCGCCTTTATTTACCTCACTGATAGAGAGCGGGCAATAAATGACCTGCTTGATCTTATAAAGGATGAAGACTGGAAGGTGAGAAGTGTCATCGCAGAAGCCATTGGTTCCGCCTTTAAGTATTTTACTGATAGAGATCGAGCAACAAATGATCTGCTTAACCTTACAGAGGATAAAAACTGGAAAGTGAGAAGTGTTATCGCAGAGGCCATTGGTTCCTCCTTTTTCCACCTTACTAATAAAGACCGGGCAACAGAAGCGCTGCTAACCATGGCAAAGGATACGGATATTTTTGTGCGGAGAAGTGCAGCTAAAGCCATTGGTTCCTCCTTTTTCCACCTTACTAATAAAGACCGGGCAACAGAAGCATTGCTAACCATGGCAAAGGATAAGGACATCTTTGTGCAAAGGAATGCAGTTGAAGCCATTGGTTCGGCTTTTTCCCAGGTTACTGATAAAGTTCGGGCATGGAACGAACTGCTTGTTCTGATAAAACATGATGATAGATTTGTGTTAATTGGTGCGGCGTATGCACTTGGTTCTGCCTTTCCCCATGTCACAGATAAGGATCAGGCAACAGAAGCCCTTCTTGACCTAATAAATGATAAGGATACCGATGTGCGGAGCGTAGCAGCAGAAGCTCTTGGTTCTGTCTTTCCGTATGTTACTGATAAGAACCAGATAGCAGAAAACCTTCTTACCCTCACAAAAGACGAAAAAAGCATTGTTCGAGCATATGCCAACCATTCTCTCGGAAGAGCGTATGTTTTCAGGGCAACAGAATCAAAAGATGAAGAGAATTTCAGAAAGGAATTAGAGCGAGCTCTGCAATTTTTTGAAAAATCATCAAGGGAAGAAACAAATTCGCAACCAGCAAGATTTTGTCTTCCATTTTATCGCTCTTTCTATATGCTGACTTTTAAGAAAGAAGAAGCTAAAGCTGAAGTCCAAAAATATTTTGAAGAGGCAAAAAGTGCAGTTGAAAATTCTTATAGCAAAGAAAAACTCCTTGAAGCCGTGAAAAATCTCGGAAATGCGCTGAAGGAAGTGCAGAATTCAAAAGAAAAGGATTTCAATCATTTAAAAAGAGACCTCAACGCATACAGAAAGTACTGCGAGCGCGCCGCAGAGATGCTGGATGAAGTAGAGAAGAAAGCGCCTGGTGCTACAGGGGTGTTGTGGAAGGGGTTGCCAATTATTAACCAACATATCTGGATTGGTAATCAAATCATCGCAAAATGTGATGAGAATAAAAATATATAA